The Vidua chalybeata isolate OUT-0048 chromosome 31, bVidCha1 merged haplotype, whole genome shotgun sequence genome window below encodes:
- the LOC128801786 gene encoding zinc finger protein 239-like produces MEEEEKPWRSRTRRGCKPSPGSCGEERAPLSQEGGRRSSRSLELVEKAHGREKPHKCLECGKSFRQSSHLIQHQVIHTGKRPFECGECGKSFRDSSDLIRHQRIHTGERPYKCEECGMDFTQNSSLRKHQRIHTGEKPFECGKCGKSFNQCSSLIQHQVIHTGERPYTCLECGKSFGWISALRKHHQRIHSGEKPYECPKCGKGFQISSDLLVHQRSHTEERPFRCPDCRKGFRKNSALTIHRRIHTGETPYKCPECGKSFSTGSTLTRHQRKHQ; encoded by the coding sequence atggaggaagaggagaagccCTGGAGATCCCGCacgaggaggggctgcaaacccagcccagggagctgcggGGAGGAAAGAGCCCCCCTGAGCCAGGAAGGCGGCCGGAGATCCAGCCGGAGCTtggagctggtggagaaggctcatggcagggagaagccacacaagtgcttggaatgtgggaagagcttcagacAGAGCTCCCACCTGATCCAGCACCAGGTAATTCACACTGGGAAACGGCCCTTTgagtgtggggaatgtgggaagagcttcagagacAGCTCTGACCTGATCcggcaccagaggatccacactggggaacggccctacaaGTGTGAGGAATGTGGGATGGATTTCACCCAGAATTCCAGCCTGAGGAaacaccagaggatccacactggtGAAAAGCCCTTTGAATGTGGgaaatgtgggaagagcttcaaCCAGTGCTCTAGCCTGATTCAGCACCAGgtgatccacactggggaacgcCCCTACACctgcttggaatgtgggaagagctttggGTGGATTAGCGCCCTGAGAAAACACCACCAGCGCATCCACAGTGGGGAGAAACCCTATGAGTGTCCCAAGTGTGGGAAGGGATTTCAGATCAGTTCCGATCTCCTCGTACATCAGCGGagtcacacagaggagaggcccttccgcTGCCCCGACTGCAGGAAGGGCTTCAGGAAGAACTCTGCCCTCACCATTCATCGGcgcatccacaccggggagacACCCTACAAGTGTCctgagtgtgggaagagcttctccaCGGGCTCAACCTTGACCAGACACCAACGGAAGCACCAGTAA